GAGTTTAAGGAGGGCATCCAAGCATAAGCCTTGTGGGCAGACTGGCGGAGTGGGCCCTAGTGGGCAGCGGCTTCTGCATGCTCCCTTGAACAGCTGTCCTCTTCGCTGACTTGCCAACCCGCACCGCCCAGCATTGCTTGGGTGTGACTGCAGACTGAGAAGAATGACCTCCTGAACCCTGAGCTACATCCCCGGCTTAGTTTTATAGCACAGGGTAAAGCCCAAGATCCATtaacaatgatttttttccccaggcgtGCCTGTTTCCCGTGGCCTCACCCCTTCGCACACATGCAGAAGAGGAGGCAGTCTACTTAGTGAGCATACTGTACGGAGTAAGAAGCGACAAAAGAGCATGCGCTGTGACACTACCTAAAGccattttctcacacacacacacacaattttgggGGGcttaaaaataatggaaaaaactACTTTAACCTGGTTCaatttagaaaatataaaagtaatttaataatCCATGTTTTACTATACACAAGAGGGATTcatgtcaaactgggatttgtgATGAACTTTCTTGGGAATTAAGGACTAAATTGGTTGATGTTAACAGAAGTTTTCAAGCATagcacagtgatgagactcttagccgcagtaaaatatttgaatggtgcaattATCTTATACATCCCAGCAGAGGTGGCTCAAAGCGCACTGCAGTCATTTCTGTGAACATTTAGAGAGTAGAATGTCTGATCCATAAAACCTGATAAATAACTTTAACAACGTGCAGAAGAGGCACATCTGTTTGTTGGAACTGTActcacaatcatttaccaacaccttACAGGAACtttgctgggagttattgccccatccgctgtacagtcctgacctcgctctaagcaatttttacatgtttgggccattaaaggagttcctgggaggccagtgtttcaaagTCTTATTATGGCTCTTCTAAGAAGAAtttccaccttgatggtatctaagcactagtgaaacgttgggataagtgtgttagtgtagcaggggattatttagaaaaatttaaataatttttgctctcataactgttctgttattccaTACAAACAAAAGTCCCAGAACCAGACAAAATTCGTATTGGAACATCAGGCTTTGGAAAAATCTGAAATCAGTATTGGCcaagaaaactaaaaaattaaaacatcttTGCTTTCACTCATGCAACATATTTAGCTTTTCCACAATTCCAAAGATTTAGACACCAAAATAAAAGTCCCACAGATTACAAGTTTAATTCATTTTGACATCTGGGGTGAACATTAACTTAAGCTAATAACCTGTTTCCTCCTGAATTATTATACTTTACTGCTGTGACTGACTGGCTGATTAGTTAACTGCATCAATGTGCAGGTGGTCCTACTAAAGTGGATGGTTTATAATAAGCCTAACATTTGGATACTtgcattacacacaaaaaacgCTTCAGAAGGGTCAACTTTTCATCTTAGTGGCCTACAGTAGGCAAGTTCTGTCCTAGAGAGCCACAATCCTGCAGAGTTCAGCTCCAACCCTAATCAAACCTGAACAAGCTAATCAAGGTCTTCAGGATTACTAAGTCTACAGgtaagtgagtttttttttcagggttgGAGCTGAAATCTGCAGAATTGTAGCTCTCTAGGACTGAACCTGCCTACCCCTGGcctacatcaagcaaagaatTCATCCAAGGAGAtctaaaatgactggaattggtcCAGtagtaaaaagaaatcatgaagAGAAACCACCTGAACACTTTGTAAAGTTGAAAAATCAACTTGGAGCTGCCTTCTGCTTAACAGCCCACTGTCCACACTTCCCACATATTTCACTAAGATCTTGTTGTTAAAAATCCTACTAGACTGATTTATTTAGAGCAAAAAGCATCTCTAGCATAATCCAGATATTCTTTTGTCACTAAAATATAAATCACAAACAACTGCTGCTGTTGGCAAATCAAGTCCCCCAAGTTAATGCATTTGAAACGTGCATGTCATGACAGTGCACATAAAAATTGTGTTGCAATAACGGCAGAGATTACTTAACTGTTAAGAAAAGTAATGCAATATCATTGGAGATCCTGGTAAACTCTGTGCTCTTTGGCCACAGGAAAAGTGGTTATGATGTAGtgcaaataaaatgtgtaaaatggtAATGTTAaaatcagtggttctcaactcCTGCCCTGCactttttagtgttttctcagctcccagtacattttatttatctaattaGCTATTTAGCAGTCTTTTCTGAACTAAAGTAGATGTgataaaaacacttaaatacgCCAGGCAGGTGGTCTTCCAGGACCAGGGCTGAGGACCACTGTTCTGGACGTTCATCATATATTAGAGTTATGATCAGATGTTACATTCTTAACACACTTTTTTTGGCAAAAAGTACACACTTAGTATttttcacttacacactcaatgacaatataattaatttttttttatactgctcTGGCAATATTATGGCAattggtattttattttatctttttacatCATATCAGCCAATTCAAAATGATTCCCGAAccatatgaaaaatataaattgaatAATTATTACTCATGAGAAATGTCAACTCAAACCGCTTAGCAATTTAATTCATGGATTAGGGTTTATGAAAAAACTCAAACCTTTAGGTGAACAGAGGGAGAACATCTAATGGAAAGATAAGATTTTAGATTATATGAGCCAAATGCTTAAGTCAGACCTTAAATGCTTGGTTTCTCAGCTCCTTGGTATTTGGTTAGAACACAACATTCTTATGCAAGTCACGAAGGAGAACATCTGCTCTGGTCATAAACAGGTACCTGATTACTGAAGAGGAAAAGATGATGATTGAAACTTATACAGTACCTGTACCACAGACTCTCGGTTTCCCCTGGCATACTGAAACGGCTCTTGTAGTGTGAAAAAttgctggagaaaaaaaattataaataaattactaacaTAGACAGTAACTGTTTTTAACCAGTAATTATTATCAGTGTTGCGTTACTCATTTTAGGAGATATGTCTGAGACAAACCAACTCTCCACTAGTACTGCAATGAAATAAACTTAGAAAAGCTGAAGGAACTTAGAAAGCACAAAACAGTGGAGCCTCAAACTGAATTCAGGCATCTAGGGTAAAAGGTGACAAGTCCAGGTTTGTTGAGAAAAGGCCATAGTTCAAAGGTAGCTGGCTGAAACAATACCATTGTCTTGAATTTTGTGCATATGTTCTCAAAGCTTATAGAGTTTTAGCCAAGAGTTTagaattaaattaacattatgGTCATGTGGTGcagaaaaaaaccctgcatAAAGGTCTGCTTTGTCAAAAAATATTGACGCAATTAGGCTTTTACACTTCTACGTACTTCTATCAAATAACACAGAAGATTTAAGCAGTAAAAAAGAATAGTGGGTAAACATGTACAGAACTAAAAGTACAGACACCAGACAACTTTATAGCCCCCTCTTGTGGCATCTTGTGGCAGGGTAGTTACTAACATCAGAAGTGTTTAGAGGAGCCTGACTGTACTTATGCAGGTTTTGATACTAATACTAAAGCCAGATCATATTGTTtctcattattaaaaattaatgaacAATCTAAAATTAGGCACATGTTTCATCTTTCTGTtatgactatttaaaaaaaaagataattaaataattaatgttttatgaaGGCAGCAGCATGATAACACGAGATCTGTGTGTCCAGTGTGCATGTTGGATGGCAGGTTATAATTAAGCATTAATCATATAAAATTAGAGGCATCCCATGAGTTCTAATGTAAAGTATAACACCACTGGAATGTATGTATGCATCACTCTGCTTCACATGTGTTCTAATAATCGGTAATTACACTGACTGTCAGTCACCAGCTTAACGCGTCATTGTAACGCTCTCCAACGGAAttatgttttggttttttttaaggagaatttaagcaaaaatatgATAATTAAAAAAGGCCAACGAAAAGAGCCGGGATACTTCCATAAAAACCTCTTGGTGTGTTTATATGTCGTGAAAATATTTGTGTTGGTGGAGccaaataactgattaaataaacaaacagatcaTTATCTGTTGATAACAATTTTTGTTACAGTTTGTAGAACCCTTCCAAAAAATCAATATAACAAGAGGTTCTGCTGTTGTTTTGAATAACAGCTGATATCTTCTGCACTCTGACCAGATCACagcagtgctgatattcagtacaacagcggtacctcaagtgtgatattgcttataTAGAACAGTTCTACAAACTGTTCtgaaaattattataaacagatAATGATCTGATTATGTactgctgatattcagtacaacagtgTGACCTTAAATGTGGTGTTGCTTAACATCTAAACTTTCCATTTGCTCACTCATAAAAATATCAGACCGCTGAATTATGACCAAATACAAGTTTAATGTGTTTGCCTGATACTGTTTATCAGCTTTTTTCAGTCAATTATTCTACAAGCAATCTTAAAGCGCTATCCCAGTTGTCCTGCGCTGGCAAAGTAAGCAGAAAACAACTATGGTATGGACAACTACTGCTATTAAACCTAAACAAAAATTTCCTTTTTTGGTAATCAGGCAGGAAATACtgtgtatttaatataaatataatatgagTGTTTAATATATAATGAGTGCCTCATTGATTAAGTCAAAATGAAAAAGTTTGAACTCAAAAGCAAATACATCACAAAATGTTCCGGTCCTGAACAGCATGCCTTCATCACCACAATGCTTCACTTCCCAGACAGTAGCATTGGTCCATGAGAAGGTTGTTTGTTTAATGCTTAAACTATTCATAAGTTTATGGGAATATGCATTTAATCTCTGCCAAAAACCCTTTTTTGCGATCAGCATGTTTAGGATTTTAAGGGTCAGGAATGTGGAACAGCGAGTACAGAGCAGAACTGAAATAGATATTGTCTAGACTCCAGACCTGCTGTTCATCCAAAAATGAGCGCTTTAGCAGTCATATCATCACAACCACACAAAGTCACCAGAAAAAAACATAGATGACGACATTAAACCGTACactttaaatattattgagcaaTATAATATACATGTATATCAAAAGGTTTTAACGAAATGTTTTCAAGGTCAAAAATAACATTACCTAAATCTATAATCAAGACATGATTAATTATACTTACTAGGCCCATTCATGGTTACCAGGACAGGTCATATACGGCACATAGGCTGCAATGGACTCAATCTGCCTCATAAACTCGTCCCCAATTCTCCCATTGTCCTAAAACACAAAGCCACAATCAAACACATGCAGTGAAATCAACATGGCAGCATCGGTATTGATTTGACGTTAGGAAAATTGTAAATTATGTGTTGAGAGatatcatacagtacaagtcATATATTTGGTTAGTGTTCTGTTTTTACTAGGGGAATATAAAGGCCAAGCTGATGACAAGCTTAGCTGAACCCTAAGTAATGACAGAAATTAAGTTTTGCTGAGAGAGAAGGCTATAAAAATAAGAACTACCATTAGACTAAATTAATTTTCCAGGCTACCCACGCATATCCCGATCATTACATCAAAAGGAAAGCACAAAAAACCTTCGTAAAATCTGAAGCAGCTGTTTTGACAAATATTGTAATGAGGGTAATAATGGTACAAAATGGTACAATTTGTAATAGACTGCTAAATATTCAACCATATGTCTGCgcctgttctgtttttttaggATGCTAAAAATAGTGGAATGTATTTCTTTAAAGGACTGGGTGTACTAGGATGTTCAAATATCCCAATAATCTTACCCAATATTAATCCCTGTGAGAAAAATAGAGACATCATTGCACAGTCAGGGAACACCTACTGTTAATTTGGAAATACCAGTCAGCAGGCGCCACataactttggactgtgggagataaCCAGAGTCTCCGGAAGAAACCCAGAAAGCAAGGGGaggacacacagaaacacaccacacacacacacacacacacacacacacatacacatatacacatatacacatatacacacacacacacacacacacacacacacacacacagacacacacacacacagacacacacacagacacacacacagacacacacacagacacacacacacacagacacacacacagacacacacacagacacagacacacagacacagacacacagacacagacacacagacacagacacacagacacagacacacacacacagacacacacacacagacacacacacacagacacacacacacagacacacacacacagacacagacacacacacagacacagacacagacacagacacacacacagacacacacacacacacacacacacacacacacacacacacacacacacagacacacacacagactggaggcaCGATTCAAGCCCACAGTCCTGGAGGTGCCAGgagacaatgctaaccactaaatgCCTCCAGAAGCATGTTATTGTAAAAAATTCAGACATGAGTACTCTTATAAAAATAGGGCCTGAAAGACTATCTAACCATATAGATTTAATGGTAGACTACTGCCAATTTGCAGCCAATCTAAATAACACATCATAAGGTTAAATGCAACagacattaaaaaatgttacactTAAAAGTGGTACAGAAAACAGGATACAGACTCAGTAAATTCCACAGTGTGATTTCTTACACCAGTAGCAGTGGTGCTTAATGTTCAGCAATAAGCAATAATGCATATTTCTCATAGTTTGTCAATGATTttttcaatgtacagtatgtttgttttaCAGGTAGTGTAGTGAAAGACTATTAAATCTGTTACTGTAAACTGTTAGCTAAACAAAGTAAAAGAGAATTACATACTCTAAGcagtttatttttcagtttattatttaaatcattaaagcaAGTACTTAGTGTGACTTTACCTTATGCATATCATAAGCAAAGTCTCCTGCAAATCAAGCAGACAGAATAAAAATTCAGAATTACAATTAAATAGATCAGGTTGATAAAgtttcataaatattaaatatgtatcCATATTGGAGAGAAATTACTGCCGCAATTAATATTTGtagaattttatattaatatcttATGTACAGTAAGAACTTTTGTCTGACTGTCTGACAACTTATATACCAGCAGATGGCACTAATGAGCATTGGTAAACCGCGCATACacccatactgtacacacactgtgagATACCTGAAGTGCAACTTAAACTTAAAACTAAAGTAGCAAGTACAGCATTAtcaattaataaagaaaataataaattgtagtTGTTTAATTTGTTCAAGTATATTGATTTTAACAGAACTAAGAATTTATAGTACcaactaaaaatatataattaaaagggGTCAACAATTACACTCAgcactgcatgtttttttaaggcTTTTCATCTAACCCTGACACCTGAAGGAAGTTACCAATTTAAATGGTGAAGTCCATTAGTTTATTACTAAATTAGTCTTAAAACGTCTACTTTTTAAAGGTCATACAGTCAATAGTtccaaaatgaaaattaaacagACCTCTTTTACGTTATCGATTTCACAATCAACGGTCATCAAACGTCCAAATGTTTGCTGGGAGGGTATATAGTGAACTACACTTAGCTGAAAGTCAAAGTAACAGCTGTAGACATGTACTGCGTCACATGTTCTCTGTCACATATTTTTACCAATTTATGCCATCCTACCACGACTGTTTTGCAGGGACACAATGTCGCCATTGGACCAATGTTTAGTCACCACTTTGTTTACTTATGCAGGTTTGCTAGGTTTAATATCAATACACAAGCTGGCTTAGACATCAAACTTAGCAGCATACCAAAACAATTGTGAAGAGCTCCCTGGTAATGGTCTTTTTCAACACTTTACAGCAAAACAAGGCCCATTataagcaatttggaaacaccgattagcctaacctgcatgtctttgaactgtgggaggaaatccacacacacacatatatacacacacgcacagataaTACtttttctgaggaaaaaaaagtaaagactAGCTTAAAATGTGAGTTTGGGTCCTTACTACTATCCACTACAGTTCCTCAGAGATTGTTTGCCTGTACCTTGTTTTTGGACAGGGACGCTCAGATTCACCTGTAAACcaattcatttattcaattaTCTACTTAGCCACTCAGGTGACAGCTGTGCAATGCATTAAATCATGCAGCTACAGACGACCAGATGTTTTGGGTAATATTTACATCAACCAATaaactggaaagaaaaaagtgatcTTAATGACTTTCACCACGGTATGTTTGTTGGTACCAGATGTGCGGGTTTAAGTATTTCTATAACTGCTGATGTCCTGTGACTTTTGTACAATGTTTGAAGACTAGAATAGTGCAGTAAAGAAAACATCCAGAGAGTGACAGTTTTTTTAGACAGAAACACCTTGAGTGAGACTGGATAGAGCTGGAATTCAGATCCACTCTGTACAAGCGCGGTGAGCAAAAAAGCATCACGAAGAATGCATTAACACTCAAGCTTGGAGCAGACAGGCCGACAAACAACGCTGAGACCGCAGGCTcacaaagactaaaaaaaataataatattgatttCTTCTGAATTCAGATGAATTTGGTACCAACAGCAAGAaggggtggtgtaatggtgtgggagaGTGTTTCACTGGTACACACTTTGTGTCTTTTAATACCATACAATCATCATTTGAACGCCACCTTATATTTGAGGATTGTTGCTGATCATGTGCCACAGTTTATGAGGCTTTCAGAACGGAAAGTTACCATGGCAAAAGCAAAAGTTGTTGCAAACTTGTTTGTTGGACATCACAATAAGTTTAACAATCTTTAGTGGCCTTCCCAGGAATCTAATAGAACAGCTGACTTGCATCATGTGTGCACCTGGAACAAACTGCATGTTGCAATCATGTCAATAATAGACCAACGATATGGACCAGAATCTTAAAGGAATGTTTCCAACATCTTGTAAAATCCATACCACAAAGAACTGAGGCTGCTTCGAGGAAAGGAAGGCCTAAGAGGCAGTTATTGTAAACATATTCTACAAAGATTTGGGTTTCCTTATTTAATTCTGCTATTCTGAATCGTTTCGTTTTTGGCAATAACAGTGATTCAACTAATAAAACATGAGAaacatttgtaattaaaaaatgttaatatataaaaaaaaaaagttatactgtattttgtaataaaaaataagacaattcagggataaaaaaaacctaCCAAAAACTTTAAAAGAATCTTCtgatattcttttttatatcctttttttatttaatatctgtAAATCTTACCAATGTGCAGAATGACATCATACATCTCAGCCTGTGTCTCCTTCTGAAGTCTGGCCAGAGATTGAGGGTTTTCATTGCCCATGTCACCAAACAGAGCAAATCTAGGGCTGAAACTTATGCTCTCATTCAGTGCGGTAAAGAAGAGAATATCACTCCAGCCCTCTTCACTACCACAGTGGTAAActgtaaaatacacacacacatgcatttacatttagtaaaTGTACCATAATTATAACCAGCAGAACTAAAACTCTTTAAATAATACTTTCTTACACTTGCCACTATTTTTaagctttatatttttttggatCACTGTCCTGATACTCGTACTGATATTTGAGAAATTGCCAGTGTGGAAATTATAGTATATGTTTAAAGGTCTGGTTTAGACAATATGGCATATATTTTTCTGGACCAGTTTGGCATCAACAGTGCAGACCcaattattttagattttatcagcatattatatttaatgctTTTGTAACCCCACACCATAACTTGAGCAGACAGTTGTTTAAAACACCAGTTCCACACCACATCACTCCATTGCAGTGCTTATTATGCTTACCATATTTAGCACCAGGTCTTAGACCTGGCAAGGTGACTCTGTGAACGTACATTTTACGCCTCTCTGAACCTCCATCAATAAATAAAGTGGAGTTTCCCTTCGCAGTAAGACTGAAGAGCTTCCCACCCCACAGTCCATATTCCACCATGCTCTCTGTGTAGTCAAGGGTTGTCCAGGTGATCAGCATTGACCCCTTTACACCTGTGGAAAGGTGGAAGCATTATTCACAATTCAATGACTGCTCTACAAGCCATCATTAAAGACTAATAGtctaaaatagttttttcagccttGCAACTAATACAGCTGAAGGATGTTTTTCTTCTTGACAACTTCCCTGTTCAAATTTTGTGACatgataaatattttgaaaGTACCACCTCATTAGTCACCATGCAGTCACAAGATGCTTACCCTTGCAAAAAGCTATATTTATGATTGACTGTCAGTCGAAATTGTCAAAATGCACATGGATTTGGTCCTCAAATTAAGCAGTTTACTTTGTTTGCAGAACGTGACTGATGAAGCAAACAACATTTACTATAACAAAGGTCCTTTCAGAACTTTTTATCTccttttgaaatattttataaaatttatttttataatttggtAAAATCATATTTACCAGCACTGAGAATTGTTTTAAGGGCAAGAAGCAGTGACAGCCATGACAAAGAGGTGCTTAAAATGAATTGCTAAactgttttaaaaccatggtaaACATTTTTGTACGAGTGATACACTCTAATGTTCATAGTTAATCAGTGCAGTATTAATTATCTTCTCTAGGttacaaaactattttttttatatctccaGGATCATTGCTTAaataagatataaaaataatatatcaaTCACTGTTGTAAGTAAATGAAACATTACTAAGTACCAGAAGTACAATAAAGTACTACAATTCTTACCTGGATAGGAAATGTGCACCTGCTCAGGCTGTAACCAGACAGGAGGCACACACGAGCCCAAAGACAGCAGACCACAGAAAACAAACAGATGCTGGACAGCCATCTTTCTTAGTTTATTCCACTAAATCCTGAGAATACGGAGATGACTACTTCAATTTGGACCTGTTACATAGTGACCACACCAGAATCACATGACCGTCAGCTCAGCCGAATGTCACAAGATCATAATCCCTTctaacatataactgtgtatgaaCTCTGCCCTGTCAGTTATCCATGTAAACTGAATAAATCTAGGAGTTGTAGCACTTTGGTTATAACGCaccaacttttatttttctttctaaaaaaaattcaaaaaaactatagataatttcattttaaataaaatccctTTTAGATATGATGCATTTAAAGGTAAGACATGCCTTTTAGTacttttttgtataataaacaTAGTCAGTTCAGTTCAGTCAGCTTCTTTAATAAACAGTCAAGTCAGCTACAGAAGGAACAACATAAATACAATGCAGTTACATGACTTAGGAATAAAGGAAGAATGGTAGATAGTCAGATGTTTTTTCAAGAAGTGAGCtataatttttctttacagTTTATCTCATGAAGCAAAAATGTGAACAGAATGTAAACTAAATTGCATGAAATCAGCAGAAAACTAGACCTCTTCCTGCTTCTCCTGGGTGCACAGACATTTTATGCAAACAGAATAAATATGCACATCTCTGCCAAATTACCTTGCCATTATTGAAGAGTGTGGTTAATATTCCTGCATCACAAGTTGCATCCTGATAAAGAAGCAGCACATAGCAACATAAGTTATTTAGGTGAGCTCTTTTTTTGTCCAttcatgtaaaatgtacaaacagAACACTTCCTTACTACTGACCTAACCTGGTGTTCCAACCTGgtgtatataattttatgtatataaactTTAAAAGGTTATACATTTTTCTATAACCTTATTGTATAGCTCTTATAGTCTGCACTTTAGGAAACACTGCCTTTGAGTACTAAAAAATCCCTTCTCCTTTGGTACTAAATTTTGATACCTAAGGAGTAACTTTTATTAGCGTCAGTGACCCAATAGACAGGCAGCATGCTTTTTACACTGCCCAGGGAATCACACCAtgttgtaaaactgctttgagtataaaaaaaaaaatgcaaaagtttTGAGGCAAAAATCTACAGACTTCTAGAATCACGTTTATCAggtttaagacatgaaggtcagctggtGTGGAATAGTTTTTCCAACaacagtgcatttgcaaaacccattaagcaccatgatgaaactggctctcccaggaaagcaagaagttcctttgcaaatgcactggtaaataaatcaaaaaaaatttccaaactgcatataaattttaaaaaatatattttggagTAAGTGTGGCAATACGTGGATTGGCATACAAAAAAATCACGAAACATAACTCAATAGGGTTTTCCACATCTCTCGTCTCGACCAGTGAAATAAACTTGTAACCCGAAGTctcaaaaagtgattttttttttatcttgtgtgCTGCCTTGTTCATACAAGTTATCAACTTCTGCAAACATATTATCTTGTTTGAACAAACTATTCATCTGCAT
This genomic stretch from Clarias gariepinus isolate MV-2021 ecotype Netherlands chromosome 13, CGAR_prim_01v2, whole genome shotgun sequence harbors:
- the acp7 gene encoding acid phosphatase type 7, with the protein product MAVQHLFVFCGLLSLGSCVPPVWLQPEQVHISYPGVKGSMLITWTTLDYTESMVEYGLWGGKLFSLTAKGNSTLFIDGGSERRKMYVHRVTLPGLRPGAKYVYHCGSEEGWSDILFFTALNESISFSPRFALFGDMGNENPQSLARLQKETQAEMYDVILHIGDFAYDMHKDNGRIGDEFMRQIESIAAYVPYMTCPGNHEWAYNFSHYKSRFSMPGETESLWYSWNIGSAHIISFSTEVYFYIEYGLDLLFRQYKWLQKDLEEANKPENRAARPWIITMAHRPMYCSNDDKDDCTKFESYVRHGRSDTMPHAPGLEDLFYQHGVDLELWAHEHTYERLWPVYNYKVYNGSVDAPYVNPKAPVHIITGSAGCREKHDGFIPKPRDWSAFRSTDYGYTRMHIINSSHLYLEQISDDQSGKIIDSFTMIKEVHGPEAWL